The genomic window TTCTTGGGGCAAAGTTTGCAATGGTATTGTCAAATATTGTCCTTGAAAAAATCTTTGGCGTAGTGCTCCTGCTGGTTGCATTAAAGATGATATTTGCCAGATAAATATGGGTTTAATGATTGATTTTTACTTCTTTTAAAGGCTGTCAGGCCATCCTCGAGATGTTTTTCAGGATTGACAGTTTTCGTTTTGCTTGCTATAGAATGAATTATGTAAACCAGGTATTTTGGATATGCAAAAATCGAGTAAAAGGGGGTACAGCATGGAAGGAAATCGGGAGCCAAAGGGTTGGAGTCCTTACATTGCCGGAGCATTAACAGGATTGCTGCTTGTGTTTTCCGTCTGGTTTACCGGGAAATATGTGGGAGCTTCAACAACGTTCGTACGGTCGGCAGGATTCATTGAAAAAGCTTTTAATGCAGAGCGTGTATCAAAGATGGAATATTTCATAAAGGAGATGCCCAAGATTGACTGGCAGTGGATGTTTGTGGTGGGGATATTCTTCGGTTCCATTGTCGCTTCAACAACATCCAAAAGTTTCAGGTGGCAGGCCGTACCAACCATGTGGGAGAATAGATTCGGGCCGGGCAGGACAAAAAGGGCAATTGCAGCCTTTGTCGGCGGCATAGTCGCCATGTTCGGGGCGCGTCTGGCAGACGGGTGACCGAGCGGCCATGGACTGAGCGGTTCGCTCCAGTTAGCCATAAGCGGATTTATTGCGTTAATATGTTTCTTTATCGGCGGAGTTATCATGGCCAAAATACTATACGGGGGAGGTGCCAAACATGAATGAACTCGTATATGGTCTCATAACAGGCATTATTTTCGGCTTTCTCCTGCAAAAGGCAAGGGTAATCAGATATGACAAGCAGTTGGGCGCTCTGCGCCTTATTGATATGACGATTGTAAAATTTATGCTTTCCACGGTCCTTGTAGCAATGGTAGGCGTTTATCTGCTGAAAGACCTCGGCATTGCCAAACTTTCCATAAAGCCAACAATACTGGGGGGCAACATTATAGGCGGGCTCATCTTCGGCATCGGATGGGGCTTGCTTGGTTATTGCCCCGGCACATCCCTCGGAGCCTTCGGTGAAGGAAGGTGGGATGCAGTTTGGGGTATCCTGGGCATGCTTGCCGGAGCGGCATTGTTCGCCGAATTCTTCCCTGTTCTTAAAAATACTGTTCTGAAATGGGGTGTTTACGGGAAGATTACCATACCGGAAGCGCTGGGAATAAACCACTGGATTGTCATCGTAATATTTATCATAGGAGGGTTGTTCCTTTTCCGGTGGTTTGAGAAGAAAAAACTTTAAACATGCTTTCAGGGTATGGAATTTAAATGTTATATTGCAAATTATTGGAATGCGTGAAGAAATGAATCACCCCGCGGCAAGCTTCGGGGTATTAACCCGCGGGGCAATAAAAAACATTACAAAAGTGAAAACCAAATCTATGCGAGGTAAATTGTGAAAAAAACTGTTTTATGGATATCTATTTCTATTCTCATATTTATAATGATTTATTTCGGGATTTCCATTGCATTGATCATAGGCGGCAAGCCAAAAAAACAGGCTCCAAAAAAGAGCAATCTGACATTCAAAGAGCTGCATATCGACTACAGAAACATACCGATGCTGAAGACTTTTACTGCCAGAGACAGCAAACAATTGGCATATCGGTACTACCCGGCTCAATCGGATAGGGCTATTATCCTGCTGCATGGTTCGGGATGGCATAGCCGGTATTTTCTTCCTCTGGCAAGTTTTATAAGCTCTGAGGGCTTGGCCCGTGTATATACTCCTGATTTGCGGGGACATGGCCATTCACCAGAAAAGCGCGGCGATGTCGACTACATTGGCCAATTGGACGATGATCTGGCAGATTTTATCGCCATGATTCGAAAGGAGAATCCTAAAACAGTACTTATCGTGGGCGGCCATTCGTCAGGAGGCGGATTGGCAGTACGGTTTGCAGGCAGTAAATACGGGCAGCAGGCAGATGCCTACATGCTTTTATCCCCCTATCTCCAGTATAATGCACCTACTATCCGCCCATACTCCGGAGGATGGGCGAGACCTTATACCGGTCGAATCATCGGGATCACTATGCTCAATAATATCGGGATCAAATGGTTTAACGGCATGACTGTTATTGACTTCAACATGCCGGAAGAGGTGCGCGACGGGACCGAAACCTTATCATATTCCTATCGACTCAGTACATCCTTCGCTCCTGGCAACTACAAGAAAGACCTCAGCGCCATAACCAAACCGCTATTTGTTGCCGCCGGTACCGCTGATGAAGCATTTTTCGCTGATAAATTTGAGCCTGCAATTTCACAATTTACAAAGGTGAAGGTGAGACTGTTGAAGGATGTAACACACATGGGTGTGGTTGTCGGCCCTGAAATCCGGCCGGTTATAAAAGAATGGCTGGAAAGTCTCGGCAAAAAATAGATTTCTGCTGCAGAAGGGTATAAAACTAACCGGTTATAAAGAGCTTCTCGTTGATGCCCGTTATATTAATCTTGATTTAATAACAGGACCGGAAAACCATTAAGCAATTTGTGAAGTAGTAATGGCAGGAGGGTGTAAGGAAAATATGCAAATGACGGCAACATGGCACTACATAAAGCAGTTACCTAATCGCAAAGATATACGTAAATTCATCTCAGAAAGCTGGTCATTAGGCTGGCCTATGATGATCATTATGTTTTTTGAATTTTTAACCGGTTTTTTAGATATCTTCGTAGCCGGCAGGATAAGCAAGGAGATACAGGCAGCATATGGTTTCGTAATCCAGCTTTACTTTGTTTTTATTATAGTGGGCAATGCTTTCAGCATAGGCGCTGTTGCTGTGGTTTCACAGATATTTACATCAAAAAATGGTAATCGGCTGGCCGAATCAATATATTCAACAATTATGGCTACCATTGCGCTGGGTATTGCACTGGGCATTTCCGGTATTTTTTTAACACCTGTAATTATTGAATTACTGCGTATACCTTCTGAATTAAAACCAATTGTCATACCCCTGGGGAGGATTTATGCTGCGGGCGTGCTGTTTCATTGTCTGCTTATCAATACAAATGCCATACTGCGGGCATGTAAAAAAGTAAAAGCCTCCCTCAAAACAATGGCTTTTGTTTGTTTGTCCAATACTGTGCTGATTTTTTTCATTGTGTTTCATACGAACACAGGTTTTAGAGGAATTGCACTTGCAACAGCAATAAGTGTCTGTCTGGGAAGCATACTGAATATGTATTATACCTGGCCGTTAATGGCAGGATTGAAAAGGTTCTCTGTGAAGATCGTGAAAACCATTGTCAACATAAGCTGGCCTTCGGCGCTCCTTCAGGGGCTCTGGCAAATAAATTCCATGGTAATTTTCTTAATTTTAAGTGCTTTGCCGAAGCACAGCATTGAAGTTCTTGCAGCCCTTTCAGCAGGCGTACGCATTGAGTCGGCTATTTTTCTCCCTGCAATGGCATTTAATATGGCAAATGCTGTAGTTGTAGGCAATCTGCTCGGTGAGGGCAGGAAAGAAGATGCCTTTCGTGGCGGACTTGTTACAACTCTGATAAGTATAGTTGTCGTGTCTTTTATAACAGTTGTTGTTCTTTTGAATGCGAAGTGGATAGCACCTTATTTATCGAATAACAGCATCGTTATTGCTGAATGTATTACCTATATCTATATCAGTATGATAAGTGAGCCTTTTATGGCCACATGGGTAGTACTTGGCGGGGCATTAAACGGCGCAGGCGATACGAAAGGCATGATGATAGTTGTAGGGCTTGTCGTCTGGCTTATACGGGTACCCTTGACTTATATTTTTGTAATATTACTCGGTTTCGGCGCCGTATCCGTTTGGTGGACAATGAATCTCTCACAATTCCTCATGGCATTGTTTATCTTCAGGAGATACTGGAATAGAAAATGGTTAGCACATCCATATGGGTACAAATAATCCGGATATTTTATTGTTGCTTCTCTTAATGGAGAATATGGGATTAAATATTGAGCATTCGATTTTTAATTGCTTCTCGAATGACAAACATGCATACTGCAAATAAGCCATGCGATTTATTGCCGACCTACATATTCACTCAAAATATTCAAGGGCAACAAGCAGGGATATGTGTCCTGAGGCGCTCTGGCAATGGGCACAGACAAAGGGTATTGCTATCATGGGCACCGGGGACTTCACCCACCCGGCATGGCTTGCCGAGCTTAAGGAGAAGATCGAGCCTGCAGGCAACGGATTGTTCACGCTGAAAGAGGAATTTCAGTCAAAAGATGTTCCGGACTCATGCAGGGGGGATGTTTTCTTCATGCTCTCCTGCGAGATCAGCTCTATTTATAAAAAAAACGGCAAAACACGAAAAATCCACTCCATCATATATGTGCCTGACTTTGTTGATGCTGAAAAAATTTATACATCGCTGTCAAGGATAGGAAATCTCCATTCAGACGGAAGACCCATATTGGGGCTCGACGCAAAGGAACTTCTGAAGATTGTTTTGGATATATGCCCTAAAAGCCTTTTTGTACCTGCTCACGCCTGGACCCCTTGGTTTTCAGTATTCGGGGCCGAATCGGGATTTGATACACTGGAAGAATGCTTTGATGAGCTTGCCCCATACATTTACGCCATTGAAACAGGGCTTTCTTCCGACCCTGCCATGAACTGGAGGATTTCGGCTCTTGACAGGATCACCTTTATGTCCAACTCCGATGCCCATTCGCCTGCCAAAATAGGACGGGAGGCTAATATCTTCAATACGGAGTACTCCTATGATGCTGTAACGGATGCCGTCAGGACAAAAAATGGTTTTCTTGGAACAATTGAATTCTTTCCCGAGGAAGGCAAATACCATTATGACGGACACAGGTCGTGTAATGTAAACCTTTCGCCTGGAGAGACAATTGCACATAATTATCTCTGCCCTGTATGCGGAAAGAGAGTAACTGTGGGGGTTATGCACCGGGTTGAAAAACTTGCCGACAGGGAAAACGGGTTCAAACCAGTTGGCGCTTTACCTTTTTACCCGATAATCCCGCTGCCTGAAATCCTTGGAGAAGCCCTTGAAGTCGGCCCTGCCAGTAAAAAAGTAAATGCCGCATATCAGGGACTCATACAGAAACTCGGAAGTGAATTTAAAATCCTTCTGGATTCTCCCCTCGACGATATTGAAAAGGCGGGTTCACCTCTTATCAGAGAAGCCATATCCCGTGTGCGTGCAGGGAATGTCCGCATCACTCCGGGTTTTGACGGCGAATTCGGAAAAATAAAAATCTTTGACAGCACAGAACGGAAGGAATATTCTTCCGAATCATAAGTGTCTATTCATTGTTTGATATTATATCGGTTATTATATACACAGTTTTCCGATTCAATACTGCTTACTATGTAATCGACAGTTTTTCCATTTCTCCGCTTCCTTGTCTAAAGTATTTAAATTTTTTCCATTTTGTGACATAATATTCGGCAACTATGGAAAAAGACAAGAAAACAGCGGTTAAACAAAAAACCCCGGAAAATTTAGTAATATATGACCCTGATAAACCGCTCTATGAAAGACGGCATCTTTGCATTTATTTGAGGGAGTTGCTGGATGAGGCCGAAAAAGAATCAGAAGAAAAAACCCCGGAAAAGCAGCAACAGGAGGATATGAAATGAAACAGTCCCTTGGCGCAAAAACCGTTGTTTATCCGGCACCAGTCTTTGTTGTCGGAACTTATGATAAAGGAGGAAAAGCAAATGCCATGACAGTTGCCTGGGGGAACATCTGCTGTTCAGACCCGCCTTGCGCTGCAATATCCCTGAGAAAGGCCACATATACATACGTCAATATTCTGGAACGCAAGGCCTTTACCATCAGCATACCTTCCGAAAGCTATGTAAGAGAAGCTGATTATTTCGGTATAGCAACC from Pseudomonadota bacterium includes these protein-coding regions:
- a CDS encoding YeeE/YedE thiosulfate transporter family protein codes for the protein MEGNREPKGWSPYIAGALTGLLLVFSVWFTGKYVGASTTFVRSAGFIEKAFNAERVSKMEYFIKEMPKIDWQWMFVVGIFFGSIVASTTSKSFRWQAVPTMWENRFGPGRTKRAIAAFVGGIVAMFGARLADGUPSGHGLSGSLQLAISGFIALICFFIGGVIMAKILYGGGAKHE
- a CDS encoding YeeE/YedE thiosulfate transporter family protein; translated protein: MNELVYGLITGIIFGFLLQKARVIRYDKQLGALRLIDMTIVKFMLSTVLVAMVGVYLLKDLGIAKLSIKPTILGGNIIGGLIFGIGWGLLGYCPGTSLGAFGEGRWDAVWGILGMLAGAALFAEFFPVLKNTVLKWGVYGKITIPEALGINHWIVIVIFIIGGLFLFRWFEKKKL
- a CDS encoding alpha/beta fold hydrolase; its protein translation is MKKTVLWISISILIFIMIYFGISIALIIGGKPKKQAPKKSNLTFKELHIDYRNIPMLKTFTARDSKQLAYRYYPAQSDRAIILLHGSGWHSRYFLPLASFISSEGLARVYTPDLRGHGHSPEKRGDVDYIGQLDDDLADFIAMIRKENPKTVLIVGGHSSGGGLAVRFAGSKYGQQADAYMLLSPYLQYNAPTIRPYSGGWARPYTGRIIGITMLNNIGIKWFNGMTVIDFNMPEEVRDGTETLSYSYRLSTSFAPGNYKKDLSAITKPLFVAAGTADEAFFADKFEPAISQFTKVKVRLLKDVTHMGVVVGPEIRPVIKEWLESLGKK
- a CDS encoding MATE family efflux transporter, with translation MQMTATWHYIKQLPNRKDIRKFISESWSLGWPMMIIMFFEFLTGFLDIFVAGRISKEIQAAYGFVIQLYFVFIIVGNAFSIGAVAVVSQIFTSKNGNRLAESIYSTIMATIALGIALGISGIFLTPVIIELLRIPSELKPIVIPLGRIYAAGVLFHCLLINTNAILRACKKVKASLKTMAFVCLSNTVLIFFIVFHTNTGFRGIALATAISVCLGSILNMYYTWPLMAGLKRFSVKIVKTIVNISWPSALLQGLWQINSMVIFLILSALPKHSIEVLAALSAGVRIESAIFLPAMAFNMANAVVVGNLLGEGRKEDAFRGGLVTTLISIVVVSFITVVVLLNAKWIAPYLSNNSIVIAECITYIYISMISEPFMATWVVLGGALNGAGDTKGMMIVVGLVVWLIRVPLTYIFVILLGFGAVSVWWTMNLSQFLMALFIFRRYWNRKWLAHPYGYK
- a CDS encoding endonuclease Q family protein; translation: MRFIADLHIHSKYSRATSRDMCPEALWQWAQTKGIAIMGTGDFTHPAWLAELKEKIEPAGNGLFTLKEEFQSKDVPDSCRGDVFFMLSCEISSIYKKNGKTRKIHSIIYVPDFVDAEKIYTSLSRIGNLHSDGRPILGLDAKELLKIVLDICPKSLFVPAHAWTPWFSVFGAESGFDTLEECFDELAPYIYAIETGLSSDPAMNWRISALDRITFMSNSDAHSPAKIGREANIFNTEYSYDAVTDAVRTKNGFLGTIEFFPEEGKYHYDGHRSCNVNLSPGETIAHNYLCPVCGKRVTVGVMHRVEKLADRENGFKPVGALPFYPIIPLPEILGEALEVGPASKKVNAAYQGLIQKLGSEFKILLDSPLDDIEKAGSPLIREAISRVRAGNVRITPGFDGEFGKIKIFDSTERKEYSSES